The following proteins are co-located in the Phragmites australis chromosome 10, lpPhrAust1.1, whole genome shotgun sequence genome:
- the LOC133930631 gene encoding cyclin-D3-1-like — MAPSIDYVASILLCAEDCTAILDLEEEGSEEISWVLGPSSRHADASLGAMWTDFPLQSDDCIEALLGREEEHLPMEGYAQRLLQQPGGSDLVAMRCDAIDWIWKVHEHYKFGPLTAVLSVNYLDRFLSVYDLPQGKAWMTQLLAVACLSLAAKMEETIVPHPLDLQVGEAKYVFEVRTIQRMELLVLNTLSWRMQAVTACSFIDYYLHKFSEDHVVSKIIHARSVDLILSTSKVAEFLVFRPSEIAASVALVAFGKHENSVLGSVATCCKHLIKERVLGCYEVIQKNIVVGNIILQSVGSSVFIVPHSPIGVLDAVACESQQTEGTSAGAPTIYFESSPASKRRKICI; from the exons ATGGCCCCAAGCATAGACTATGTAGCATCCATCCTCCTCTGCGCGGAGGACTGCACCGCCATTCTTGACCTTGAGGAGGAGGGGAGTGAGGAGATTTCGTGGGTTCTTGGCCCCTCGTCGCGCCATGCGGATGCTTCTCTAGGGGCCATGTGGACTGACTTCCCCCTGCAATCAGATGACTGCATTGAGGCGCTcctggggagggaggaggagcacCTGCCCATGGAGGGCTACGCCCAACGGCTGTTGCAGCAGCCTGGGGGGTCGGATTTGGTGGCCATGAGGTGCGACGCCATTGACTGGATTTGGAAG GTCCATGAGCATTACAAGTTCGGGCCTTTGACGGCGGTCTTGTCAGTGAACTACCTGGACCGGTTCCTCTCGGTGTACGATCTTCCA CAAGGGAAGGCCTGGATGACACAACTCTTGGCAGTGGCTTGCTTGTCCTTGGCTGCAAAAATGGAGGAAACCATTGTCCCACATCCCTTGGACTTGCAG GTGGGTGAGGCAAAGTATGTGTTTGAGGTTAGGACCATACAAAGGATGGAGCTTTTGGTGCTCAACACTTTAAGTTGGAGGATGCAAGCCGTGACTGCTTGCTCATTTATTGACTACTATCTTCACAAATTCAGTGAGGATCATGTGGTGTCCAAAATCATACATGCTCGCTCGGTTGACCTTATCTTGAGCACATCTAAAG TTGCTGAATTCTTGGTTTTCAGACCATCAGAGATTGCCGCAAGTGTAGCTCTAGTGGCGTTTGGGAAACATGAAAATTCAGTACTTGGGAGTGTGGCAACTTGTTGCAAACATTTAATAAAG GAGAGAGTATTAGGATGCTATGAAGTGATTCAGAAAAATATTGTTGTGGGAAACATTATTCTCCAGTCAGTTGGCTCTTCAGTTTTCATCGTGCCACACAGCCCCATAGGTGTGTTGGATGCAGTTGCATGTGAGAGCCAACAAACTGAGGGCACAAGTGCTGGAGCTCCTACAATATATTTTGAGAGTTCACCAGCAAGCAAAAGAAGGAAAATTTGCATATGA
- the LOC133930632 gene encoding GEM-like protein 1, translated as MHPAVDATASAAEQAPATPAPDPSLPPPPAAAPEAADPPPVPAQKTVTWSEKLTSASPTHVQAAAAAESSQYVSCGPASSSPKGAVEAMKETLSRWGKSMGETTKMVESLSRDTWQHFKTGPSFTEAAMGRLAQGTKVLAEGGYEKIFKQTFEVLPDEQLKICYACYLSTSAGPVMGVLYISTAKIAFCSDNPLSYKAGNKTEWSYYKVVIPLHQLRTANPSVSEVNPAEKYIQVISVEGHEFWFMGFLMYDKAVTSFKKPWLVLVSCNRRYEMDVPVASVSATSLGHLQFRT; from the exons ATGCATCCGGCCGTCGATGcgaccgcctccgccgccgagcaGGCCCCCGCCAcccccgctcccgatccctcactGCCCCCACCGCCCGCCGCGGCGCCTGAGGCGGCTGATCCGCCGCCCGTGCCGGCGCAGAAGACCGTCACGTGGAGCGAGAAGCTCACGTCGGCCTCGCCGACGCACGtgcaggccgccgccgccgcggagtCCAGCCAGTACGTGTCCTGCGGGCCCGCCTCCTCTTCGCCCAAGG GCGCGGTGGAGGCGATGAAGGAGACGCTGTCGAGGTGGGGGAAGTCGATGGGGGAGACGACCAAAATGGTCGAGAGCCTCAGCCGCGACACGTGGCAGCACT TCAAGACAGGACCTAGTTTTACTGAAGCTGCTATGGGACGGCTTGCTCAAGGAACTAAAGTTCTAGCAGAAGGTGGctatgaaaaaatatttaagcaAACCTTCGAAGTTCTTCCAGATGAGCAGCTGAAAATATGCTATGCATGCTATCTATCAACATCAGCTGGTCCTGTCATGGGAGTCCTGTACATTTCTACAGCCAAGATTGCATTCTGCAGTGACAATCCTCTCTCTTACAAAGCTGGAAACAAAACTGAATGGAGTTACTACAAG GTGGTCATTCCTCTTCATCAGCTAAGGACAGCTAATCCTTCAGTGAGCGAAGTAAATCCTGCTGAGAAGTACATTCAGGTCATTTCCGTTGAAGGTCACGAGTTCTGGTTCATGGGTTTTCTAATGTATGACAAAGCCGTAACCAGTTTCAAGAAGCCTTGGCTAGTGCTCGTGAGTTGCAACCGTAGATATGAAATGGATGTACCAGTTGCTTCAGTCTCCGCAACATCATTGGGGCATCTCCAGTTCCGAACCTGA